The DNA segment AAACGGAGAAGCCGTGGAAAACGCGCAGGTCATCGCCCAAAAAACTAAATATAGTCCTTGGGAGAAAAAAGACGTGACCGATAAAAACGGCTATTACAAATTAAAACTCCATTCCGGAGAATACGCTGTTAAAGTAATCGGCAAAGACGCCAAGTGCCCGGTAGTTTCCGCCGGCAGCCAATTTTGCCTTAACGGAGACATCTGGGAAGAGCCGATAACGCGAAGCCGCTGGCAAAAGAATTTTACTTTAAAAAAATGCGGCAAATATGAATTAAGCATAACTTCAAAAATCTCCAGCAATACCTACCATTCAGAAGTTCATGGAAGCGCGCTGGTAAACGACGCGTCAGATTCAGCGGCAAGTTCCGGCAATATTACCATTGACAAAATGGCGACAAAGTTGGGCAAAGGCGGAACGTGCAAACAACTAAGGCCATTCCAATATAACTTTAAAGCGGCCGGCAATAATTTGACCGATGAAAAAAATTTAAGCTTATTGCTGGATTTTAGCGAACAAGAGGAGAAAGAATTGCCCGAAGATGCTTTTTGCATGAGCACAATTCTTATTCCCGGCGGCTCCCCTGAAGCTGAAGCTGAAATACAAGCAAGCTTGGCCAAAGCCAGGCAATACTGTGATTTTGAATGCAATTACGTTTCAGATTACGCCGATTTTCCGGGCGTAGAAATTGCCGAAGATTCCTGGCTATTTGATTTTATGGCCATGCATCAGGACGAAGGCTTGAATGCCGCCGGTGAAAATTTTACTTCCATAATAGAAATCAAAGATTGGGACATCGTTGGCCAGGGAGGAGTTTGGGCGCGCAAAACTTACCAGCGGCAAAAACAGGCTTTTAAGCAAACCTACACCGAAGACACGGTTCTC comes from the Patescibacteria group bacterium genome and includes:
- a CDS encoding carboxypeptidase-like regulatory domain-containing protein gives rise to the protein MRTALKLILIAIALAIVALLGFLFFRFNLKEKLSDAYFNLTVKSQTMGAVTANRDSGKIKFTEITDAFWGTKTISPVIGKAYKIDRLKNDGRPVHVEFAYDPETIPADISPADLRLFKWLEENGKKYWSEVNSRVDTAKHIVTADLNAFSVLAIKAPVWLVLTEAEREDISKTLTQMQKNPPPFACGVIMTMEEELIAGESYYSRSGDENIEKHGCWNNGTVKSIPFNYSLNREENGKIKAYNAQALVEWQLDPQESITLDGWVVDQNGEAVENAQVIAQKTKYSPWEKKDVTDKNGYYKLKLHSGEYAVKVIGKDAKCPVVSAGSQFCLNGDIWEEPITRSRWQKNFTLKKCGKYELSITSKISSNTYHSEVHGSALVNDASDSAASSGNITIDKMATKLGKGGTCKQLRPFQYNFKAAGNNLTDEKNLSLLLDFSEQEEKELPEDAFCMSTILIPGGSPEAEAEIQASLAKARQYCDFECNYVSDYADFPGVEIAEDSWLFDFMAMHQDEGLNAAGENFTSIIEIKDWDIVGQGGVWARKTYQRQKQAFKQTYTEDTVLELKAIK